One part of the Neisseria zalophi genome encodes these proteins:
- the grxB gene encoding glutaredoxin 2, which yields MKLYIYDHCPFCIRARMVAGFHHMNIENIILQNDDEATPISMIGAKQVPILQKDDGSYMGESLDIVRYLDEQAGKGRLNEDIRPEIQTWFDNVSKYVTRLVHPRDVLVDMPEFATQSAIDYFVRKKEKNIGSFQENLDNTDEYMQKINADLAELEKWIVSPEGLNGTFSMEDILIFPILCILTIVRGLTFPTKTQAYIDRISKMTNVPLFTDKAI from the coding sequence ATGAAACTTTATATTTACGATCATTGCCCGTTTTGCATACGCGCCCGCATGGTTGCCGGCTTTCATCATATGAATATAGAAAATATTATTCTGCAAAACGATGACGAAGCCACCCCTATCAGCATGATAGGTGCCAAACAAGTTCCTATTTTGCAAAAAGATGACGGAAGCTATATGGGTGAAAGCCTAGATATTGTCCGATACCTAGACGAACAAGCAGGCAAAGGCCGTCTGAACGAAGATATCCGGCCTGAAATACAAACATGGTTTGATAATGTAAGTAAATATGTAACCCGACTTGTTCATCCTCGTGATGTACTGGTTGATATGCCTGAATTTGCGACACAATCTGCTATTGATTATTTTGTTCGCAAGAAAGAAAAAAATATCGGTAGTTTTCAAGAAAACCTTGATAACACTGATGAATATATGCAAAAAATCAATGCTGATCTAGCCGAACTGGAAAAATGGATCGTTTCCCCAGAAGGATTAAATGGCACATTCAGCATGGAAGATATTCTTATATTTCCAATATTATGTATTCTGACCATTGTGCGCGGGCTGACATTCCCTACCAAGACCCAAGCCTATATTGACCGCATCAGCAAAATGACCAATGTTCCTTTATTTACCGATAAAGCCATTTAA
- a CDS encoding Maf family protein — protein sequence MHKIYLASGSPRRREILENLGYTVLKLPAGIDESPLPNETAADYVLRMAYEKNADAVRRWQTEYSNEPEYPLLSADTVVALRNHILGKPESADHAFEILSQLSGTTHQVLTAVCIYWQGRTYHLVQQSDVDFKILNDAEISAYIASGEPMDKAGAYGIQGTGGIFVENLKGSFTGVMGLPVFETISLLKTLNIEIPPFRRPT from the coding sequence ATGCACAAGATTTATTTGGCATCCGGCAGCCCGAGAAGACGGGAAATCTTAGAAAACTTAGGCTATACCGTCTTAAAACTGCCTGCCGGTATTGACGAAAGCCCTTTGCCAAACGAAACAGCAGCAGATTATGTATTGCGCATGGCTTACGAAAAAAATGCAGATGCGGTTAGGCGTTGGCAAACGGAATATTCAAACGAACCCGAATATCCTTTGCTCAGCGCAGATACGGTTGTCGCCCTCCGCAACCATATTCTGGGCAAACCCGAATCCGCCGATCATGCTTTTGAAATCCTAAGCCAACTTTCAGGCACGACCCATCAGGTGCTGACCGCCGTATGTATTTATTGGCAAGGTCGTACCTATCATCTTGTGCAACAAAGTGATGTGGATTTCAAAATATTAAATGATGCGGAAATTTCCGCCTATATTGCCAGCGGCGAGCCGATGGATAAGGCAGGTGCCTACGGTATCCAAGGTACAGGCGGTATCTTCGTTGAAAACTTAAAAGGCAGTTTTACCGGCGTGATGGGGCTGCCGGTTTTTGAAACCATCTCTTTATTAAAGACACTAAATATAGAGATACCCCCTTTCAGACGGCCCACATAA
- a CDS encoding SDR family NAD(P)-dependent oxidoreductase: MKKTILITGCSSGIGYDTAKQLHQAGWRVFASCRNQEDVDRLQREGLSDALRLDVTDIGNIQTAFESILAQTGGSLDALFCNAGYGQVGAVEDIPNEALREQFATNVFGAWECIRLAMKVFRKQQSGRILVNSSILGFSAMPWRGAYNSTKFALEGMCDTLRHETYGSGIFVSLVEPGPIATRFRPNALKKFLQYIDMSASVHADSYQRQLNRLKMEGAAAPFTMSSHDCAAICVKALTADKPKPRYLVTFPTVLFWYLRRLLPIWLLDRMQRGAVKGQGKK; the protein is encoded by the coding sequence ATGAAAAAAACCATTTTAATTACAGGGTGCTCGAGCGGAATCGGGTATGACACCGCCAAACAATTACATCAGGCCGGTTGGCGTGTCTTTGCATCCTGCCGTAATCAGGAAGATGTTGACCGTTTACAACGTGAGGGACTATCCGATGCGCTCCGCTTGGATGTCACCGATATCGGTAATATTCAGACGGCCTTTGAAAGCATCTTGGCACAAACCGGCGGATCTTTAGATGCTTTGTTTTGCAATGCCGGTTATGGTCAAGTCGGCGCGGTAGAAGATATTCCAAACGAAGCATTACGCGAACAATTTGCAACCAATGTATTCGGTGCATGGGAATGTATCCGTTTGGCAATGAAAGTATTCCGTAAACAGCAAAGCGGGCGTATTTTAGTCAACAGCAGTATTTTGGGATTTTCCGCCATGCCTTGGCGGGGTGCTTACAACAGTACTAAATTTGCCTTAGAAGGCATGTGCGACACTTTAAGGCATGAAACCTACGGCAGCGGTATTTTTGTCAGCTTGGTCGAACCCGGGCCGATTGCTACCCGTTTCCGCCCGAATGCGTTGAAAAAATTTCTTCAATATATTGATATGTCGGCTAGTGTTCATGCAGACAGCTACCAGCGCCAGTTGAACCGTTTGAAGATGGAAGGTGCTGCCGCACCCTTTACCATGTCGTCTCATGATTGTGCGGCAATTTGTGTGAAAGCATTAACAGCCGACAAACCCAAGCCACGCTATTTGGTTACTTTCCCCACGGTTTTATTTTGGTATTTACGCCGCCTGCTGCCGATTTGGCTGCTTGACCGTATGCAGCGCGGAGCGGTTAAGGGACAGGGTAAAAAATAA
- a CDS encoding ATP-binding protein, whose product MGNATCNVAQPSCEQSFSLRKRYRNVTISIAIFLALVSGLMYYSYSISVKIQRNQVQIDAAGTLSDTFYDILTATQALQISSLEQNAAKMASATNPAEMQLEDAHYVTRQIEKQKWLEERHKTAESLLHILDKGGAYDVVEGVEHIMPLEIEETRRSLDVVERIWGQYQSLLSKATAYPAGSGANADFAKEVSEFAAQNQEEIYDQIDEIIVVLNENIIEYATLQRNIQIAGITLSLLYFLFFIGFFMRRLTKSDREAAMVRRENLEILQTVNSGLFLLDKNLNIGSQYSQELEHLWGKKNFGGQNMLSVLSDMVSNPDDLEVAGSFVRQLYNPRTKEKLIGSLNPLNRTPMLVTNQKGVKETRYLDFKFNRVYHDNEIARVLVSVTDETNSVLLADKITKERKQNDLQMEMLSFILNADAKLLTDFIDTAKKRNNSINEVLKRPVKVQTDFFDKLRMIFREVHGLKGDASSLSLHGFVTIAERLEENLKDLQQRNTLNGEDFLMLTVSLEELFNLTQTIEDLHNRINKATENGGRSSLAARHIKKSDPMKTQLNKYVQELAERNGKKVDFNCEGMDNPRISMMVRSQFKELAVQLLRNAVVHGIEVPQVRKQKHKLESGHIRLVLEETENTFRLDIQDDGSGIDTELIRAALVKQDMYSEEEAAKLDKQALIQKIFMPGFSTMADKNEDAGRGVGMDLVNDRIKKLKGKISISTRVGAYTCITLSIPNKF is encoded by the coding sequence ATGGGTAATGCCACATGTAATGTTGCTCAACCGTCATGTGAACAGAGTTTCTCGCTTAGAAAACGATACCGTAATGTAACAATTTCCATAGCTATATTCTTGGCTTTAGTTTCCGGGTTGATGTATTACAGTTACAGTATCTCGGTCAAAATTCAAAGAAATCAAGTCCAAATTGATGCAGCTGGCACGCTGAGCGATACTTTCTACGATATTTTGACAGCCACCCAAGCATTGCAAATTTCAAGTTTGGAGCAGAATGCGGCAAAAATGGCATCGGCAACTAACCCTGCTGAAATGCAGCTTGAAGATGCTCATTATGTCACTCGGCAAATAGAAAAACAAAAATGGTTGGAAGAACGCCATAAAACGGCGGAAAGTTTGCTTCACATCTTAGATAAAGGTGGTGCATATGATGTGGTGGAAGGTGTCGAACACATCATGCCTTTAGAAATTGAAGAAACCAGACGTTCCTTGGATGTTGTTGAGCGTATTTGGGGGCAGTACCAATCATTATTGAGCAAGGCAACTGCTTATCCGGCTGGTTCAGGCGCTAATGCCGACTTTGCGAAAGAAGTATCGGAGTTCGCAGCACAAAATCAAGAAGAAATTTATGATCAGATTGATGAGATTATTGTCGTTCTGAATGAAAATATTATCGAATATGCGACCTTACAAAGAAATATTCAGATAGCAGGTATCACTTTATCTCTATTGTATTTTTTATTTTTTATAGGGTTCTTCATGCGGCGGCTGACAAAATCCGACCGAGAAGCGGCTATGGTTCGCCGTGAGAATCTAGAAATTTTACAAACTGTAAACAGTGGTTTGTTTTTATTAGATAAAAATTTAAATATTGGTTCACAATATTCTCAGGAATTAGAGCATCTGTGGGGTAAAAAAAACTTTGGTGGACAAAATATGCTCAGTGTTTTGTCTGACATGGTGAGCAATCCCGATGATTTGGAAGTTGCCGGTAGTTTTGTGCGTCAGCTGTACAATCCGAGAACTAAGGAAAAATTAATCGGTAGTTTGAACCCATTAAACCGTACCCCTATGCTCGTGACCAATCAGAAAGGGGTAAAGGAAACCCGTTATTTAGACTTTAAATTTAATAGGGTATATCACGATAATGAGATTGCCCGTGTATTGGTTAGCGTAACAGATGAAACTAATTCGGTATTATTGGCCGATAAAATTACCAAAGAACGTAAGCAAAATGATTTACAGATGGAAATGTTGTCTTTCATTTTAAATGCGGATGCCAAATTGCTGACTGACTTTATTGATACAGCTAAAAAGCGTAATAACAGCATTAACGAGGTTTTAAAGCGACCGGTAAAAGTTCAAACAGATTTCTTTGATAAATTACGTATGATTTTTAGAGAAGTGCATGGTTTGAAAGGGGATGCCAGTTCTTTAAGTTTACATGGGTTTGTGACTATTGCGGAAAGACTAGAAGAGAATCTTAAAGATTTACAGCAAAGAAACACTTTAAACGGAGAGGATTTCCTCATGTTGACTGTGTCGCTGGAAGAATTGTTCAACCTCACTCAAACCATTGAAGATTTACATAACCGGATTAATAAAGCTACCGAAAATGGGGGACGTTCGTCACTTGCCGCACGTCATATTAAAAAGTCCGATCCAATGAAAACACAGCTCAATAAGTATGTACAGGAACTGGCTGAACGAAATGGTAAAAAAGTAGATTTTAATTGTGAAGGTATGGACAACCCACGTATCAGTATGATGGTAAGAAGTCAATTTAAGGAGTTGGCGGTACAGTTGTTAAGAAATGCTGTTGTGCACGGTATTGAAGTGCCTCAGGTTCGCAAACAAAAGCATAAATTGGAGTCGGGTCATATACGTTTGGTTTTAGAAGAAACAGAAAATACTTTCCGTCTTGATATACAAGATGACGGTAGCGGCATTGATACCGAGCTAATCCGTGCGGCCTTGGTGAAACAAGATATGTATTCTGAGGAAGAGGCTGCCAAGTTGGATAAACAGGCATTGATTCAAAAAATCTTTATGCCCGGATTTTCTACTATGGCTGATAAAAATGAAGATGCGGGGCGAGGTGTCGGTATGGATCTGGTAAACGATAGAATCAAAAAGTTGAAGGGTAAAATATCTATTTCTACTCGGGTAGGTGCTTATACATGTATTACCTTAAGCATACCGAATAAATTTTAA
- a CDS encoding response regulator, translating to MMITIMVVDDSNVIRNRITRSSESKGFEVVATAANGVDAVQLYEILKPDLVTMDLTMPKMDGLACIRNIINLDENANILVISALADKATGIKALEYGARGFIYKPFTDEDLFEAFREMAAEVVNERR from the coding sequence ATGATGATTACTATTATGGTAGTGGATGATTCTAATGTTATCCGAAACCGTATTACACGCAGCTCTGAAAGCAAGGGGTTTGAGGTGGTGGCTACGGCAGCCAACGGGGTGGATGCCGTACAGTTGTATGAAATATTGAAGCCGGATTTAGTCACGATGGATCTGACGATGCCGAAAATGGACGGTTTGGCTTGTATCCGTAATATTATCAACTTAGATGAAAATGCCAATATTCTGGTGATTTCCGCATTGGCAGATAAGGCCACAGGTATTAAGGCGTTGGAATATGGTGCACGCGGGTTTATTTATAAACCTTTTACCGATGAGGATTTATTTGAAGCGTTTCGTGAAATGGCGGCAGAGGTTGTAAATGAAAGAAGATAA
- a CDS encoding chemotaxis protein CheX has translation MKEDKIQVFLEGVRKYFTQVAGEEVFIGTPYLVENKMPAAQHYSGVIAVSGCTRGIVYFTCPQQMARRLLVLMGETDTSEENIMDLIGEVANTIAGNARSQFGEKFEISVPVVIRGAPDEIMLPREGRSFVIPLEWEKLQAAIIVALYKATGCVQAVSKPVAQ, from the coding sequence ATGAAAGAAGATAAAATACAAGTTTTTTTAGAAGGCGTACGCAAATATTTTACCCAAGTGGCAGGGGAAGAAGTATTTATCGGAACCCCTTATTTGGTGGAAAACAAGATGCCTGCCGCACAGCATTATTCAGGTGTGATTGCAGTATCTGGATGTACCAGAGGTATTGTATATTTTACTTGCCCTCAACAAATGGCAAGACGTTTACTGGTGTTAATGGGTGAAACAGACACTTCGGAAGAAAATATTATGGATTTGATTGGTGAGGTTGCCAACACAATTGCCGGTAATGCACGAAGTCAATTTGGTGAAAAATTCGAAATTTCTGTACCTGTTGTGATAAGGGGAGCTCCAGATGAAATTATGTTGCCTCGGGAGGGACGGTCTTTTGTGATTCCTTTGGAATGGGAAAAACTACAGGCAGCAATTATTGTTGCTTTATATAAGGCAACGGGTTGTGTGCAGGCAGTAAGCAAACCTGTTGCACAATAA
- the ubiM gene encoding 5-demethoxyubiquinol-8 5-hydroxylase UbiM, producing the protein MTPDSDIIIIGAGPSGLSLAGALADSGLNITLIEKSPLEVLQNPPYDGREIALTHLSKEIMQRLGIWQRIPEHEIYPLRDAKVLNGRSDYQLHFPQPAYARGEPADCLGYLISNHNIRKASYEAVAEAENITFICGEGVKHVKTDTEEAQVTLESGRTLTAKLLVAADSRFSQTRRQLGIASDMHDYGRTMFLCRMKHTLSNQHTAYECFHYGRTIALLPLEENLTNTVITVDSDRVSSIQNLSDQELAATVQQQLGNRLGDMELVSTRHAYPLVGVLAERFYGVRSALIGDAAVGMHPVTAHGFNLGLASADILAGLVSEAVKQGKDIASRDLLSQYDSKHALHARSLYYGTNMLLKLFTNEAPPAKLLRGLVLRVSNNLPPLKKLITRQLTG; encoded by the coding sequence ATGACACCTGACAGCGACATTATCATTATTGGTGCCGGCCCTTCAGGATTAAGTCTTGCCGGAGCACTTGCCGACAGCGGTTTGAATATCACCCTTATTGAAAAAAGCCCGTTGGAAGTCCTGCAAAACCCGCCTTATGATGGTCGTGAAATCGCCCTCACTCACCTTTCCAAAGAAATTATGCAACGGTTGGGCATTTGGCAACGCATTCCCGAACATGAAATCTATCCTTTACGTGATGCCAAAGTGCTAAACGGACGATCCGATTACCAATTACACTTTCCGCAACCTGCTTATGCACGTGGAGAGCCTGCCGACTGCTTAGGCTATTTGATTTCAAACCACAATATACGCAAAGCCAGCTATGAAGCCGTAGCGGAAGCCGAAAATATTACATTTATCTGCGGCGAAGGCGTTAAACATGTGAAAACCGATACCGAAGAAGCACAGGTAACACTAGAAAGCGGCCGTACGCTAACCGCCAAACTACTCGTCGCAGCCGACAGCCGTTTTTCACAAACCCGTCGGCAACTCGGCATTGCCTCCGATATGCACGACTACGGCCGAACCATGTTTTTATGCCGGATGAAACACACACTTTCCAACCAGCATACTGCCTATGAATGCTTCCACTATGGACGCACCATCGCCCTGCTACCTTTAGAAGAAAATCTCACCAATACCGTTATCACTGTTGATAGCGACCGGGTTTCCTCCATACAGAATCTGTCTGATCAAGAATTGGCTGCTACAGTGCAACAGCAATTGGGTAATCGTTTAGGTGATATGGAGCTGGTCAGCACCCGTCATGCCTATCCCTTAGTCGGTGTGCTAGCCGAGCGTTTTTACGGCGTACGTAGTGCCTTAATTGGTGATGCTGCTGTCGGCATGCACCCTGTAACAGCACATGGTTTCAATTTAGGACTTGCTAGCGCAGATATTCTGGCAGGCTTAGTTTCCGAAGCAGTCAAACAAGGCAAAGATATTGCCTCACGAGATTTACTTTCCCAATATGACAGTAAACATGCGCTACATGCCCGATCACTTTATTACGGCACCAATATGCTGCTGAAGCTCTTTACCAACGAAGCGCCACCGGCAAAACTGCTCCGTGGCTTGGTATTACGTGTCAGCAATAACCTGCCGCCGTTGAAAAAACTGATTACCCGTCAGCTTACCGGTTAA
- the rpmA gene encoding 50S ribosomal protein L27 — protein MATKKAGGSSKNGRDSEAKRLGVKAFGNELIPAGSIIVRQRGTKFHAGDNVGMGKDHTLFAKVDGYVEFKTKGALNRKTVSIRPFTGADE, from the coding sequence ATGGCAACCAAAAAAGCTGGTGGTAGCTCTAAAAACGGCCGCGATTCAGAAGCCAAACGCTTGGGTGTAAAAGCATTCGGTAACGAATTGATTCCGGCAGGTTCTATTATCGTTCGTCAACGTGGTACCAAATTCCACGCCGGCGATAATGTAGGCATGGGTAAAGATCATACCCTGTTTGCAAAAGTAGACGGTTATGTAGAATTCAAAACCAAAGGTGCTTTAAACCGTAAAACAGTAAGCATCCGCCCTTTTACAGGCGCTGACGAATAA
- the rplU gene encoding 50S ribosomal protein L21 translates to MYAVIKTGGKQYKVTVGQKLKVEQIPAELDSQIELNEVLMIADGESVKVGTPLVEGAKVTAKVVAHGRGEKVRIFKMRRRKHYQKRQGHRQNFTQIEIVAIA, encoded by the coding sequence ATGTACGCGGTCATAAAAACCGGCGGTAAACAATATAAAGTTACCGTTGGCCAAAAATTGAAAGTAGAACAGATACCAGCCGAACTCGACAGCCAAATCGAACTAAACGAAGTTTTGATGATTGCTGACGGTGAATCTGTAAAAGTAGGCACCCCTCTTGTTGAGGGCGCAAAAGTAACAGCCAAAGTGGTCGCCCACGGGCGCGGCGAAAAAGTACGCATTTTCAAAATGCGCCGCCGTAAACACTACCAAAAACGTCAAGGTCACCGCCAAAATTTCACCCAAATTGAAATCGTGGCAATCGCTTAA
- a CDS encoding polyprenyl synthetase family protein, with product MLENLPYFQRHLNDDLARVNVVINRAVQSEVALISQIGTYIISAGGKRLRPIITILAGKALDYDDDKLYSLAAMVEFIHTSTLLHDDVVDESELRRGRKTANNLFGNAAAVLVGDFLYTRAFQLMVGSGSMKILEVMADATNIIAEGEVMQLMNIGNTDITEAEYVRVIQYKTAKLFEAAAQVGAILAGASPEQEQALKDYGMYVGTAFQIIDDVLDYSGHADEIGKNVGDDLAEGKPTLPLIYLMRQGSQEVADDVRTALQNADRSYFDKIYQYVMNSDALSYSVSEAAKAVEKAVACLDKLPDNEVTQAMRSLAEESLARVS from the coding sequence ATGCTCGAAAATCTGCCTTATTTCCAACGCCATCTTAATGACGACCTTGCACGGGTCAATGTAGTGATTAATCGTGCGGTACAGTCTGAAGTGGCTTTGATTTCGCAAATCGGTACTTACATCATCAGCGCGGGCGGTAAGCGGTTGCGCCCGATTATCACGATTTTAGCCGGCAAGGCTTTGGATTATGATGATGATAAGCTTTATTCGCTTGCCGCGATGGTGGAGTTTATCCATACTTCCACGCTTTTGCATGATGATGTGGTCGATGAGAGCGAATTGCGCCGAGGCCGTAAAACTGCCAATAATTTATTCGGTAATGCGGCGGCCGTATTAGTTGGCGACTTTCTATATACCCGAGCGTTCCAATTAATGGTGGGTTCGGGCAGCATGAAGATTTTGGAAGTGATGGCCGATGCGACCAATATTATTGCCGAAGGTGAGGTGATGCAGCTGATGAATATCGGCAATACCGATATCACCGAGGCAGAATATGTGCGTGTGATTCAATATAAAACGGCCAAATTATTTGAAGCTGCCGCTCAAGTGGGGGCAATTTTGGCCGGTGCTTCGCCCGAGCAGGAACAGGCATTGAAAGATTACGGCATGTATGTCGGCACGGCTTTCCAAATTATTGATGATGTGTTGGATTATTCCGGCCATGCCGATGAAATCGGTAAAAATGTGGGCGATGACTTGGCAGAGGGTAAACCTACTTTACCGCTGATTTATCTGATGAGGCAGGGCAGCCAAGAAGTGGCGGATGATGTACGTACGGCATTACAAAATGCGGATAGAAGCTATTTTGATAAAATTTATCAATATGTGATGAACTCGGATGCGCTGTCTTATTCGGTTTCGGAAGCGGCAAAAGCCGTAGAAAAAGCGGTGGCGTGTTTGGATAAACTGCCGGATAACGAGGTAACGCAGGCGATGCGTTCTTTGGCTGAAGAGTCGTTGGCACGTGTGTCTTAA
- a CDS encoding 7-cyano-7-deazaguanine/7-aminomethyl-7-deazaguanine transporter → MFHFTDAQLKKALIRLSFFHILIIASSNYLVQFPFEIFGFHTTWGAFTFPFIFLATDLTVRIFGQTPARRIIFRVMFPALLLSYVLSVLFHEGHWTGWASLSSFNTFTGRIALASFAAYVFGQLLDILVFNRLRKLKSWWIAPTASTILGNALDTLIFFGIAFYASSDAFMAANWPEIALVDYLFKLIICTLFFLPAYGILLNILTKKLTALNQGTPNQQTAVYES, encoded by the coding sequence GTGTTCCACTTTACCGATGCACAATTGAAAAAAGCCTTAATCCGACTGTCTTTTTTCCATATTCTGATTATTGCATCCAGCAACTATCTGGTTCAGTTCCCCTTTGAAATTTTCGGCTTTCATACCACTTGGGGTGCTTTTACCTTTCCGTTTATTTTTCTGGCCACCGATTTAACCGTGCGTATTTTTGGCCAAACCCCTGCCCGCCGTATTATTTTCCGCGTGATGTTTCCCGCACTGTTGTTGTCTTATGTATTATCGGTTTTATTTCACGAAGGCCACTGGACTGGCTGGGCTTCACTCTCGTCATTTAACACTTTCACCGGTCGCATCGCTTTGGCCAGCTTTGCCGCATATGTGTTCGGCCAACTGCTGGATATTCTTGTATTTAACCGATTACGCAAGCTTAAATCTTGGTGGATTGCCCCTACCGCTTCCACTATCCTAGGCAATGCTCTAGATACGCTAATCTTTTTCGGTATTGCTTTTTATGCCAGCAGTGATGCCTTTATGGCGGCAAACTGGCCTGAAATCGCTTTGGTAGACTATCTGTTCAAACTGATTATCTGTACCCTTTTCTTCCTGCCTGCCTACGGCATTCTATTGAATATCCTAACCAAAAAACTAACCGCTTTAAATCAGGGCACACCCAATCAACAAACCGCGGTTTACGAATCGTAA
- the queF gene encoding preQ(1) synthase — protein MTRSTQELQDITLLGNQNVVYQTEYAPEILEAFDNKHPDNDYFVTFTCPEFTSLCPITGQPDFATIYIRYIPHIKMVESKSLKLYLFSFRNHGDFHEDCVNIIMKDLIKLMQPKYIEVFGEFTPRGGIAIHPFANYGKPDSEYEQLAKTRLFAHEMRS, from the coding sequence ATGACCAGAAGCACCCAAGAGCTGCAAGATATCACCTTGCTCGGCAATCAAAACGTTGTCTATCAAACCGAATATGCTCCCGAAATTTTAGAAGCATTCGACAACAAACACCCCGATAACGATTATTTCGTTACCTTCACCTGCCCCGAATTCACCAGTCTATGCCCCATTACCGGACAACCGGATTTTGCAACCATTTATATCCGCTATATCCCCCATATTAAAATGGTAGAAAGCAAATCGCTGAAACTGTATCTATTCAGTTTCCGCAATCATGGCGATTTCCATGAAGACTGTGTCAATATTATTATGAAAGACCTCATTAAACTGATGCAGCCTAAATATATCGAGGTTTTCGGTGAATTCACCCCACGCGGCGGTATTGCCATCCATCCTTTCGCCAACTATGGCAAACCGGATTCGGAATACGAACAACTCGCCAAAACCCGCCTATTTGCGCACGAGATGCGTTCCTAA
- a CDS encoding YfhO family protein, translating into MFKRPEELIVAILAALWVVLTYLITDYFGAPTQTKLLISALTLICAAVCFILWQRHLSRAIWPFFFGLLVACWWPYLDWVAVRDILVSNGNVSNTIVIAKPWYATWTFKWIIAIIPVILGYAVKWKLHNKYKKQQITA; encoded by the coding sequence ATGTTTAAACGCCCCGAAGAATTAATTGTCGCCATACTTGCTGCGCTCTGGGTGGTTCTAACCTATCTGATAACCGATTATTTCGGCGCACCGACCCAAACCAAATTACTGATTAGCGCCTTAACACTTATTTGCGCAGCCGTTTGTTTTATTTTATGGCAACGCCATCTCAGCCGTGCTATTTGGCCGTTTTTCTTCGGACTGCTCGTTGCCTGTTGGTGGCCTTATCTCGATTGGGTGGCTGTTCGCGATATTTTGGTTTCCAATGGCAATGTTTCCAACACGATCGTAATTGCCAAACCTTGGTATGCAACATGGACTTTCAAATGGATTATCGCCATCATTCCGGTGATTTTAGGTTATGCCGTCAAATGGAAACTACACAATAAATATAAAAAACAACAAATTACCGCTTAA
- a CDS encoding SDR family NAD(P)-dependent oxidoreductase gives MMNKKVIISGYSSGLGFALAEYYLKQGYAVLGLARRQAEPQPSENLKQYRIDLSDGDAVAKLLSDGLLKDFVADAKEIILINNAGTTMPNAVAGKQNPAEIATAVSLNIATPFLLSNHLISIKPSETLLKIIHISSGAGRENYAGWSVYGGTKAALDHHARCIVAEQHPGVAIASIAPGVVDTPMQDLLRAAKAEDFPMLQNLRALEEKGLLSSPSETAARIAKIIDDKDFGKITIDDVRRFDNA, from the coding sequence ATGATGAATAAAAAAGTCATTATCAGCGGATACAGCAGCGGTTTAGGCTTTGCTTTGGCCGAGTATTATTTGAAACAAGGTTATGCAGTTTTGGGCTTGGCCAGAAGGCAGGCAGAGCCTCAGCCGTCTGAAAATCTGAAGCAATACCGTATTGATTTGAGTGATGGCGATGCGGTAGCCAAATTGCTTTCAGACGGCCTTTTAAAAGATTTTGTGGCAGATGCCAAAGAAATCATCTTGATTAATAATGCCGGCACAACCATGCCAAATGCGGTGGCCGGCAAACAGAATCCGGCGGAAATCGCAACGGCGGTATCGCTGAATATTGCCACGCCGTTTTTATTGTCGAACCATTTGATTTCTATTAAGCCGTCTGAAACCTTATTGAAAATTATCCATATCAGCAGTGGTGCCGGTCGTGAAAACTATGCAGGTTGGAGCGTATATGGTGGTACAAAAGCTGCTTTAGATCATCACGCCCGTTGTATCGTGGCTGAGCAGCATCCGGGTGTGGCGATTGCCAGTATCGCACCGGGTGTGGTGGATACACCAATGCAGGATTTACTCCGTGCTGCCAAAGCTGAGGACTTCCCGATGTTGCAAAACCTTAGAGCTTTGGAAGAGAAAGGCCTGTTGAGCAGCCCGAGTGAAACCGCTGCCCGTATTGCTAAAATTATTGATGATAAAGATTTTGGCAAGATAACCATTGATGATGTCCGCCGCTTTGATAATGCTTAA